One Synechococcus sp. MU1617 DNA window includes the following coding sequences:
- the dnaK gene encoding molecular chaperone DnaK, giving the protein MGRIVGIDLGTTNSVVAVLEAGRPHVIANAEGGRTTPSVVGYTKDQELLVGQLARRQLVLSPRNTFSNLKRFVGRDWDELEDSSLSVPYTVRANDQGQVRVPCPVTEREYAPEELVASIIRKLVDDASTYLGEPVEAAVVTVPAYFNDAQRQATRDAGRLAGISVERILNEPTAAALAYGFDRSAVKRVLVFDLGGGTFDVSLLRIANGVFDVKATNGDTQLGGNDFDQRIVNWLADAFEAEHKVDLRRDRQALQRLTEAAEKAKQELSGVLSTPISLPFIATGSEGPLHIETRLDRATFEGLCPDLLDRLLSPVQAALRDSGWAADDIDDVVLVGGATRMPMVQQLVRTLVPIDPCQSVNPDEVVAIGAAVQAGILTGELRDLLLNDVTPLSLGLETIGGLMKVLIPRNTPIPVRQSDVFSTSEANQSSVEIHVWQGERQMATDNKSLGRFRLSGIPPAPRGVPQVQVAFDIDANGLLQVSATDRTTGRKQSVSIQGGSNLNEEDVTALLAEAEARADEDRRKRNQIERRNRAQTLLAQAERRLRDASLELGPYGAERQQRAVEMAMRDVQDCLANDDLQELDLCVSGLEEALFGLNRRLSAERQADGSPLQGIRNTLGSLKDELFADDWDDDPWGPPSRPGERGRGLSRRDPAPWDDDIYR; this is encoded by the coding sequence ATGGGGCGGATCGTCGGAATCGATCTGGGGACCACCAATTCGGTTGTCGCTGTGCTGGAGGCAGGTCGTCCCCATGTGATCGCCAATGCCGAGGGCGGACGAACCACCCCTTCCGTTGTCGGATACACCAAAGATCAGGAACTGCTGGTGGGGCAACTGGCCCGGCGCCAGCTGGTGCTCAGCCCCCGCAACACCTTTTCCAACCTGAAGCGGTTCGTTGGTCGTGACTGGGACGAACTGGAGGACAGCAGCTTGTCTGTGCCTTACACAGTGCGTGCCAATGACCAGGGACAGGTCCGGGTGCCCTGCCCGGTGACCGAGCGGGAGTACGCCCCTGAAGAACTGGTGGCCAGCATCATTCGCAAGCTTGTCGATGATGCGTCCACCTACCTGGGTGAACCGGTGGAAGCCGCGGTGGTCACCGTCCCCGCCTATTTCAATGATGCGCAGCGACAAGCCACTCGCGACGCCGGACGCTTGGCCGGGATTTCGGTGGAGCGCATCCTCAATGAGCCCACGGCGGCTGCCCTGGCCTATGGATTTGATCGCAGCGCCGTCAAGCGGGTGCTCGTCTTCGACCTGGGTGGAGGCACTTTTGATGTGTCATTGCTGCGCATTGCCAACGGGGTTTTTGACGTCAAGGCGACCAACGGCGACACCCAACTCGGCGGTAACGACTTTGATCAGCGCATCGTCAACTGGCTCGCCGATGCTTTTGAAGCAGAGCACAAGGTTGATCTGCGGCGCGATCGTCAGGCGTTGCAGCGGTTGACGGAAGCCGCTGAAAAAGCGAAGCAGGAACTCTCCGGCGTGCTGAGCACCCCAATTTCGCTGCCGTTTATTGCCACCGGCAGCGAGGGTCCGCTGCACATCGAAACCCGCTTGGATCGCGCCACCTTCGAAGGGCTCTGCCCCGATCTGCTGGATCGTCTGCTGAGTCCGGTTCAAGCGGCCCTGCGCGACTCCGGCTGGGCGGCCGACGACATCGATGACGTCGTGCTGGTGGGTGGCGCCACGCGGATGCCGATGGTGCAGCAATTGGTGCGCACCCTGGTGCCGATCGATCCCTGCCAATCGGTGAATCCCGATGAGGTGGTGGCGATCGGTGCTGCCGTTCAGGCGGGGATCCTCACGGGCGAACTCAGGGATCTGTTGCTGAACGACGTCACCCCGCTGTCGCTCGGACTGGAGACGATCGGTGGACTGATGAAGGTGCTGATCCCTCGCAACACCCCGATTCCGGTTCGCCAGTCCGATGTGTTCAGCACTTCGGAAGCCAATCAGTCGTCCGTGGAAATTCATGTCTGGCAAGGGGAGCGCCAGATGGCGACGGACAACAAATCCCTCGGTCGTTTCCGTCTCTCCGGCATACCACCGGCCCCGCGGGGGGTGCCCCAGGTGCAGGTGGCCTTTGATATCGATGCCAATGGCCTGCTGCAGGTCAGTGCCACCGACCGCACCACGGGCCGCAAGCAGTCTGTGTCGATCCAGGGCGGCTCGAACCTCAATGAGGAGGATGTGACCGCTCTGTTGGCGGAAGCCGAAGCCAGGGCTGATGAGGACAGGCGCAAACGCAACCAGATCGAGCGCCGCAACAGGGCTCAGACCTTGCTTGCCCAGGCGGAACGGCGGCTGCGGGATGCCTCACTCGAGCTGGGGCCCTATGGAGCTGAACGTCAGCAACGGGCCGTTGAAATGGCCATGCGTGACGTGCAGGATTGCCTCGCCAACGATGACCTTCAGGAGCTTGATCTCTGCGTGAGTGGTCTGGAGGAGGCGTTGTTCGGGTTGAACCGTCGTCTGTCGGCGGAACGTCAGGCCGATGGCAGTCCGCTTCAGGGCATTCGCAACACCCTGGGCTCGCTCAAAGATGAGCTGTTTGCTGATGACTGGGACGACGACCCCTGGGGTCCTCCCAGCCGTCCGGGTGAACGTGGCCGTGGTCTGAGCCGTCGTGACCCTGCACCTTGGGACGATGACATCTACCGCTGA
- a CDS encoding DnaJ domain-containing protein translates to MTSTAEPDYWSLLGVDSDCTDQQLKRAFRREARRWHPDLNSNDPVAEERFKLVNEAYAVLSDPRRRQAWQQGGGSRADVADPFAQGFPDFEDYLDVIFGGGSGRSAAQVEEEPDPPFRSPVSAPPPPPPVRAVEDLESVVHLTPDQALQGTMVELTLDDGTMIELNTPPLAGDGWRLRLEGVAPGGRDHFLQLRVVTDDGLRIDGLRVLYKLMLFPPDAALGCAVDVPTLDGPVTLQVPPGSSSGRLLRLRGRGLQLDDERGDQLVEIVVVIPSDLGDAERALYRRLQELASESEQGG, encoded by the coding sequence ATGACATCTACCGCTGAGCCTGATTACTGGTCTCTGCTGGGGGTCGATTCCGACTGCACGGATCAGCAACTCAAACGGGCCTTTCGCCGGGAAGCACGCCGCTGGCATCCCGATCTCAACAGCAATGATCCCGTTGCTGAGGAGCGCTTCAAGTTGGTCAATGAGGCCTATGCGGTGCTCAGCGATCCCCGCCGGCGCCAGGCCTGGCAGCAGGGGGGTGGATCCAGGGCGGATGTCGCCGATCCTTTTGCCCAGGGCTTCCCTGATTTTGAGGACTACCTCGATGTGATCTTCGGCGGCGGATCAGGTCGATCGGCCGCTCAGGTTGAGGAAGAGCCCGATCCACCCTTCCGAAGTCCAGTGTCGGCACCGCCGCCACCGCCGCCGGTGCGTGCTGTGGAAGATCTCGAGTCAGTGGTTCATCTCACCCCGGATCAGGCGCTCCAGGGAACCATGGTGGAACTGACGCTCGATGACGGCACGATGATCGAGCTGAATACACCTCCCTTGGCAGGAGATGGCTGGCGTTTGCGGCTTGAAGGCGTTGCCCCCGGTGGCCGTGATCATTTCCTGCAGCTTCGGGTTGTGACTGACGATGGGCTGCGGATTGACGGTCTGCGGGTGTTGTACAAGCTGATGCTGTTCCCGCCGGATGCGGCACTGGGCTGCGCTGTGGATGTGCCGACCCTGGATGGACCCGTGACGCTGCAGGTGCCTCCAGGCTCATCCAGTGGACGTTTGCTGCGGCTGCGGGGGCGCGGGCTGCAGCTGGATGACGAGCGCGGGGACCAGCTGGTGGAGATTGTTGTGGTGATCCCCTCTGATCTGGGGGATGCGGAACGGGCCCTGTACCGGCGGCTTCAGGAACTGGCGAGCGAATCTGAGCAGGGTGGTTGA
- a CDS encoding DUF3110 domain-containing protein — protein MRVHVLLFDAGTDSEGIHSLEISGRTVVLLFENPDDAERYAGLLEAQDFPVPTVEALDREDVDLFCREAGYEARLIESGFVPSNDEERLFMAPPQSNRDVSNWQDDAGSDDAMAGQQAVEPARQGLETEPESNPELDELRRRLEGLL, from the coding sequence ATGCGCGTCCACGTCCTGCTCTTTGATGCCGGTACGGATAGCGAAGGCATCCACTCGCTTGAAATCTCCGGACGGACCGTGGTTCTGTTGTTTGAGAATCCCGACGATGCCGAGCGTTATGCCGGTCTTCTGGAAGCCCAGGATTTTCCTGTCCCCACGGTGGAGGCCCTCGACCGTGAAGACGTTGATCTCTTCTGCCGTGAGGCCGGCTACGAGGCTCGCCTGATCGAGTCGGGTTTTGTGCCCAGCAATGACGAGGAGCGTCTGTTCATGGCACCGCCCCAGAGCAACCGCGATGTGAGCAATTGGCAAGACGACGCTGGTTCTGACGACGCGATGGCTGGGCAGCAGGCCGTGGAGCCGGCGCGCCAGGGGCTGGAGACCGAACCGGAGTCGAATCCTGAACTGGATGAGCTGCGTCGGCGCCTGGAAGGGCTGCTCTGA
- the murQ gene encoding N-acetylmuramic acid 6-phosphate etherase — MAVFDPDLQPSSDRGHLLTEQSNQRSSRLDQLDTLALVELFADEDRRPQEAVAAVAPALAQAVDAVAERLRAGGRLFYLGAGTSGRLGVLDAAECPPTFCSDPQQVQGVLAGGSAALLRSSEGLEDIEAAGRADLEERGFCSKDCLVGIAAGGTTPYVRGGLAFATNIGALAIAMACVPTEQAPLPCDIDIRLLTGPELLTGSTRMKAGTATKLALNTLSTAVMVKLGKVYGNRMVDVAASNSKLVDRSLRILRDLAGVERERGLTLLEDAGGSVKLALLMAAAALSVDQAEALLQHHDQQLRPALDACAAQLAEA; from the coding sequence ATGGCCGTGTTTGACCCCGATCTGCAGCCCTCCAGCGACCGCGGCCATCTGCTCACCGAGCAGAGCAACCAGCGCAGTTCACGCCTGGATCAACTCGACACACTGGCGCTGGTTGAGTTGTTTGCAGACGAGGATCGTCGCCCTCAGGAAGCAGTCGCCGCGGTGGCCCCAGCCCTGGCCCAGGCGGTTGATGCTGTTGCCGAGCGCCTCCGTGCCGGTGGCCGCCTCTTTTATCTCGGTGCTGGCACCTCCGGACGGCTTGGAGTGTTGGACGCCGCGGAATGCCCCCCCACCTTCTGCAGTGATCCCCAGCAGGTGCAAGGCGTTCTCGCCGGTGGCTCCGCAGCGCTGCTGCGCAGTTCTGAGGGGCTTGAGGACATTGAGGCCGCCGGTCGCGCTGATCTCGAGGAGCGAGGCTTCTGCTCCAAGGACTGCCTGGTGGGCATCGCTGCCGGTGGCACCACCCCCTATGTGCGCGGTGGACTGGCGTTCGCGACAAACATCGGCGCCCTTGCCATCGCTATGGCCTGCGTTCCGACGGAGCAGGCCCCTCTGCCCTGCGACATCGACATCCGCCTGCTCACAGGCCCTGAGTTGCTGACGGGATCCACAAGGATGAAGGCTGGAACCGCCACAAAACTGGCGTTGAACACCCTCTCCACCGCCGTGATGGTGAAGCTGGGCAAGGTCTATGGCAATCGGATGGTGGATGTGGCCGCCAGCAACAGCAAGCTGGTGGACCGCTCATTGCGGATTCTGCGTGATCTGGCTGGCGTGGAGCGGGAGCGGGGGCTGACACTGCTGGAGGACGCCGGCGGATCGGTGAAACTCGCCTTGCTGATGGCCGCTGCGGCGTTGTCGGTGGATCAGGCTGAAGCTCTGCTGCAGCATCACGACCAACAGCTGCGTCCAGCCCTGGACGCCTGCGCCGCTCAGCTGGCGGAAGCCTGA